From the Agromyces laixinhei genome, the window CGAGCACGAAGTACTCGCCGTTCGAGTACACGACGGCGCTCGCGCCCTCACCCGACAGTGTGGTGTCTTCGGTGAAGCCCGCGGCCTCGAGCTTCGCCGCCGCGTCGGCGACGGGGTCGGCCGCGGTCGACGCGATCATCACGATCCAGCCTTCGCTGCCGCCCGCGCCGGCGGCGAAGGTGATGTCGCCGTCGACGAGTGCGACCGATTCGGGAAAGCCGTCCGGCAGTTCGCCGCCGAGGCTGACGTCGCCGCCGGTGGCGCCCTCGACGGCGTCTTCGACGCCCTGCTCGACGAGGTCGGCCGGGTTCGGGAAGCAGGCGGAAAGACCCGTCACGGCGAGCGCCGCGATCAGCGCGGCAGCGCCCAGACGACGGCTGGTGGTGGACTGTCGCATGGTCGACTCCTCGTATGCAGTGGTCTGGTATCGGGGCGTGCACGGCGCGCATCGAGGCATCCGATGGCCCCTTCAGGAATTCTATCGGGCACGCGGGGCGGATGCCGTAGCGTGGAGCGCGACACGGAACGGGCCGTGCGGAGAGGATCGACGATGGCCGAGCCCAGCACCCAGGAGAACGGGCCCGACGTGCGCGTCGAGCGCGACGGCGGCATCGCGATCGTGACGATCGACCGGCCGAGGGCGCTGAACGCGCTCTCCCCTGAGGTGCTCTCCACGATCCTCGGCACCTTCGAGGCGCTCGCCGCCGAGGGCAGCGACGTACGCGGGGTACTGCTGACCGGCGCCGGCGGACGCGCCTTCGTGGCGGGCGCCGACATCAGGGCGATGGCGCAGTTCACACCCGAACAGGCTGAAGAGACGGCCCGACTCGGTCACCGGGTCGCCGCAGCGATCGAGGGGCTCGCTGCCCCCGTCATCGCGTGCGTCGACGGCTTCGCACTCGGCGGTGGCCTCGAACTCGCGCTCGCCTGCGACTTCATCTACGCAACGGATGCCTCGAGCTTCGGGCAGCCCGAAGTGCATCTGGGGCTCATCCCGGGGTTCGGCGGCACCGTGCGTCTCCCCCGTGCCGTCGGCCTGGCCAGGGCGAAGGAGCTCATCTACACCGGACGACGCATCGACACGGCCGAGGCCCTCGCCATCGGACTCGTCGCTCGGTCGTTCGCCGATCGCGAGTCGCTCTTCGCGGGAGCTCGGGCGACGCTCGACGAGGTCGGCGCGAACGCCGCACCCGCGGTCGGTCTCGCCAAGCGCGTGCTCGTCGACGCGGCCGGCCGGCGCACCGAGTCGGCGACGGAGCTCGAAGTCGCGGGCTTCGGCGACGCATTCCGCACACAGGACATGCGCGAGGGCGTCGCGGCCTTCGTCGAGAAGCGCGAGCCGGAGTTCACCGGCGCCTGAGCCGCGCACGCACGCACTGCTTCCGCGCGACGCACCTTCCTCGCGCGCACGCGCGCCTTCCGCGCACGCACCTCTTCCGCGCGCACGCACCTCTTCCGCGCGCACGCGCGCCTTCCGCGCGCACCCATGTAGGACGAAGCCACCTTTGTAGGACACACCGATATCGGCGCGTCCTACACAGCGCTCTTCGTCCTACAGTCCTCTAATCACCGGCCAGCTCTGCTGACCAGTCCCACAGCTGCTGACCAGTCCCGCGTCTGCTGACCAGTCCCACAGCTGGGCGGCCTGAGCCGCGCGTCAGCCGAGGCGGGCCGACAGCCAGGCGAAACCGTCGAATCGCACGCCATCCTCGCCGAACATCTCGAGGTGCAGGTGCGGGCCGGTCGACTGACCGGTCGAACCCACGAGCCCGATGACCTGGCCGGCCGTGACCTGTTGCCCGACCGAGACGGTCATCGACCCGATCTGCATGTGCCCGTACGAGCTCGTGATGAGTTCGCCGCCGATGTTGTGCTGCACCTCGATGTTGACCCCGAGTCCGCCGCCGTTCTCGGTGGCGAGCACCACGACGCCGTCGGCGATCGACATCACGGGGGTGCCGTTGCCCGGGTTGAAGTCGACGCCGTCGTGATTCGTCGAGCAGCCCGAGCACGGGGCCGCACGCGGGCCGAAGCCGCTACTGCGGTTCTCAGGGGTCAGCACCGGCCAGACGATCGTGTCGGTGTCGACGAGTGCGACGTTGCCGAGACTCGCGACC encodes:
- a CDS encoding enoyl-CoA hydratase/isomerase family protein gives rise to the protein MAEPSTQENGPDVRVERDGGIAIVTIDRPRALNALSPEVLSTILGTFEALAAEGSDVRGVLLTGAGGRAFVAGADIRAMAQFTPEQAEETARLGHRVAAAIEGLAAPVIACVDGFALGGGLELALACDFIYATDASSFGQPEVHLGLIPGFGGTVRLPRAVGLARAKELIYTGRRIDTAEALAIGLVARSFADRESLFAGARATLDEVGANAAPAVGLAKRVLVDAAGRRTESATELEVAGFGDAFRTQDMREGVAAFVEKREPEFTGA
- a CDS encoding M23 family metallopeptidase, with amino-acid sequence MFSVIAMSFAAAMMVATSLPSLAVSATDTEARASVYAPAEDTIEYTPQTVEVGGEGVMSQLAAEPYDVVAAPPPIVSEVASLGNVALVDTDTIVWPVLTPENRSSGFGPRAAPCSGCSTNHDGVDFNPGNGTPVMSIADGVVVLATENGGGLGVNIEVQHNIGGELITSSYGHMQIGSMTVSVGQQVTAGQVIGLVGSTGQSTGPHLHLEMFGEDGVRFDGFAWLSARLG